The Persephonella sp. KM09-Lau-8 nucleotide sequence TAGCCGGAACTATTCTCATAAACTGCAAAGATGTATGCATTTTGGCTAATCTTTGATCTTTATCTCTATAATCTACACCCATTCCAGAAACACCATAAGCACCGAGACCAATAACAACCCTATCATTTATCTGATTTGTAATGGCTATTTCTGGAATAGTAAATGTGTCAGCATCAGAAGTTTGATAACCACTATCTCCATTTGTCGGATCTTTACTTCTACCCTTTACATGAGGCATAAATAAAATTCCACCAAAACTGAGATTAAATCCTTTTTGTCTTGCAAGCCAGCCTGGGTTTCTGAAGATAGAGTCTGTAGGTTCAAGGCATATACCTGTACCTAATCCTCCCATAGCCCTCGATGCAGGAGATACACCAATCATGTTATCTCCATTTGTAGCAAATGCTGCTGTGGAAATTACCGTTGTGATTAGAGCTACCGAACCTGCCACCTTTCTCATGTTACAAACCTCCAAATATATTTAATATAGTTTTTATATTTTTAATAGAAAATCATAGTGTTATATGGGTTGTCAAACACTAACTTCGATTATTCACCAATTCTAAGAAGATCTCTAATTTCATCTTCCAATTCTCTACATCTTGGGCAAAGTGTTGTATCCCCCTTATATGAGAAAGGTATCATGCATTCTTCACAAGGAATCATTACATGTTTTGCAAGAATTTCTGTCTCATTTAAAAATGTATGAAGAGTAAGTTCATCTTTTAAATGGAGGCAGTCTTCAGGACAGACTTCATGACATACTTTACATTTTATACATAAAGCAGGTTCAAAAAGAATTTGTAGCCTCTCTGCTCCTGGTTTTAATGCTCCTGTTGGGCAGATGTTATAGCATACTGAACAATTAGTGCATTTGTAGTTATCAATCCATTTGTCTGATGTAAAAGATATTTTTTCTACGGAAAATTTGATTTCATTCTGTTTTTCTTCAGGTATATTGAGGTTTTCCAAAGCCTCAATTAATGCCTTTCTTTTTTTTAGTTGAACTTTTTCTTCTACTATGTTTTTAGGAGAGTCTTCTTCATTATCCTCTTTAACAGGAATTTCAGGCATTAGTGCCCAAAAGGTTAATCCTGCTGCGGTTTTGGTAAATTTTTTTAAGAAAGATCTTCTATCATTTTCCTGTTTATCTTCAGGTTGTATTTTTAATTCTTCAAGTTTTACTCTAAATTCAGACCCCAGCTGCTCTAAAACATAATTTGCCTCTTCTGCTATATTTTTTATTCTTTCAATGAGTATCCCTATCTGACATTCTGAGCAATGGCCAATATCCAGAACTAAATCTTCCTGAAGCTTCAAAACGGTAGCTATAAGATATTCAATGTTAAAAGCTGATAAACAGGGTAAATCCCTTTTACAGCTGAGGGTGTTTTGTTTTTGTTCTACTAATTTTTTATGTAATCCATAAAAATCTAAATTCTCAAATGAAAAGGCTTCTGAAGGACATACTCCTGCACATGCTCCGCAGGATACACATTTTTCAAAATCAACAATAACTTTATAATCTTCTTGAGTTATAGCTTTCTCAACAGGACATACAGAAGCACATAAATTACAGGACGAATCTTTGTAATAAATATGAACACAATCTGAAAATTTAAATCTTAATGGATTATTTTTCATGATTAAACTGTAGCTTCTTCAGTGGCTTCTGCAAGATAATCATAGTCGGATAGTATAAACTCAAGAGCAAGTTCACATACATCCTGATAAAACGGAGTTTCAGCCATATCTTTTGCAGCAAGCAAGTATATTGTTCCCCAGTTTGCAAGATGTTCTTCTAAGAATTTCTTTTGTATCTGTCTCAGTCTATCTGCTTCCTGCTTATTTCCTTTTTGTAAAGCGTCTAATTCTTCTTTTGCCAGAGTCATCATAAATTCCATCTCTACTGCAATATGGTCTGGAGATAAAGCCCTTGTTTCATTAAGGTCAATGGAATATCCATGCTCTCTATAAAAGACAAGTGTAGGGTTTGTTATAGAGGCATCTATATGGCCTTCATCGTTCATGAATACTGACTCATAAGGATAAACGTTAAGCAGAAATACTGTTGTGAAATCAACATTTAAATCTTCCTCAATCAAGCTCTTTATATCTTTTTCATTAAATTTATCCCATTCTTTAGTTTTAGGGAAAAGTTCTAAAAGTTCTGGAGTTTCCTTAATCTTTTTTAGAGTTTCTTCATCAATTTCTTCAATGAATAATCTGGATAAAAGTCCATACATATTTATTCTTGCCTGAGTTTCCTGAATTCTTTCTTCCATTTCAAACACCTCTTAGAAATAAAATAGGGGGCTTTTGCCCCTTTCAATATTACTCTTCAGCCTGATGATGTTCGTATCCTGGCATTCTGTATGCTTTATCTGTATGTGGATACCATGGTCTTTTAAACCATTTTGGTCTTCTAAGTCCGTTTGGTCCAGGAGCAGGTCTTGTGAGCTTGTCTCTCCATGCCTGATAAACTTTGAATGTAGCTTCTATATTTACCACAACATCCCCTATTTTGTCTTCTGGACCTGCTTTTTCAACAAGGACTTTTTTGTGCCAGCAGTGCATACCTGAAAGTGGGTCAGGGTTTGCAGGGAATACAGCGTTTTGCCATACACCTGTGGTTCCTTTCCACCATACTTCTTTTATATCTTTATTAAATTCTGGATATGGCCATTTTAACCATTTTTCTTTGTGCTCTATCTCTACTTCTCTTGGAATTGTTCCACCTTCTACTCTAAGTTTCCATACATTGCCTTCCTGTTTTATATCAACTTTTTC carries:
- a CDS encoding 4Fe-4S binding protein — protein: MKNNPLRFKFSDCVHIYYKDSSCNLCASVCPVEKAITQEDYKVIVDFEKCVSCGACAGVCPSEAFSFENLDFYGLHKKLVEQKQNTLSCKRDLPCLSAFNIEYLIATVLKLQEDLVLDIGHCSECQIGILIERIKNIAEEANYVLEQLGSEFRVKLEELKIQPEDKQENDRRSFLKKFTKTAAGLTFWALMPEIPVKEDNEEDSPKNIVEEKVQLKKRKALIEALENLNIPEEKQNEIKFSVEKISFTSDKWIDNYKCTNCSVCYNICPTGALKPGAERLQILFEPALCIKCKVCHEVCPEDCLHLKDELTLHTFLNETEILAKHVMIPCEECMIPFSYKGDTTLCPRCRELEDEIRDLLRIGE
- a CDS encoding molecular chaperone TorD family protein, which encodes MEERIQETQARINMYGLLSRLFIEEIDEETLKKIKETPELLELFPKTKEWDKFNEKDIKSLIEEDLNVDFTTVFLLNVYPYESVFMNDEGHIDASITNPTLVFYREHGYSIDLNETRALSPDHIAVEMEFMMTLAKEELDALQKGNKQEADRLRQIQKKFLEEHLANWGTIYLLAAKDMAETPFYQDVCELALEFILSDYDYLAEATEEATV